TAAAAGCAAAGTAGCCGTCTTAATCGATGAGTATGACAAACCTATTATCGATCGTTTGGAAGATCTTAGCACCGCTAGAGAAAATCGGGACCTCCTAAAAGGTTTTTTTGGAACTTTAAAAGGTTTGGATTCTGAGCTTCGATTTATGTTGATCACCGGCATCAGCAAATTTTCTCGGGTGTCCCTGTTCTCTTCTCTTAACAATCTAAAAGACATTACAATGGATCCCAGATATGCAGCAATGATGGGATACACAGAAGAAGAGTTGAAAAACGCTTTTTCCGACCACGTTCAATCGATCGTATCCGAGCGTCAAGATACATCGAGTGAGAAGGTTTTAGAAGAAGTCCGAGAGTGGTACAATGGATACAGGTTTTCGAAAAGTGAGACTTGTGTCTATAATCCCTTCTCTACGCTCAACTTTATGGACGAAAAAGAGCCCGCTACCTATTGGTATACCACAGGAACCCCCTCATTTTTGGTAAACCAACTCAAGAAACATCCCCAATCAATGGTTTCAATCGACGGAACAACAGCAAGGGGAGATGAGCTGATGGATATCAGCTCGTTAGAACACATCGATTTAAAAGCGTTGATGTACCAATCTGGATATTTTACCATCAAAGGCTACAACCCTACCTCAAAGCGGTATCGGTTGGGTCTTCCCAATGAAGAGGTCAGAACGGCCTTTATGTACTCTTTGACCAAGCACTTTACAGATAATATCGACGTCAGGTCTTCAGAAAAGTTTGTAAAAGCACTAGAAAAGCATCAAGTTGACATTCTCTTTGAGCATATAAAGGTTGGGTTTTCAAGCTTTGCCTATCAAGTCTTTGCAGGAGCCAAAGAGCGCACCTACCAAGCAATGCTTTTATCGATGCTTCATGGTATGGGGTTTGATCCGCTCTCAGAAAGGGCGACAAATACCGGACGCATCGATGTGATGCTGGAGATGCCGAAAACAACCTACATCCTCGAACTCAAACTTGACGGCTGCGCCGATGCAGCCCTAGATCAGATTCGTCAAAAGGAGTACTTTAAACCCTATACCCATAAAGGGAAAGAAATCGCGATCATAGGGGCCAACTTTTCCTCAGAAGCGCGCAATATTTCCGAA
Above is a genomic segment from Candidatus Neptunochlamydia vexilliferae containing:
- a CDS encoding ATP-binding protein → MKKLPIGIQNIREILEEDQVYIDKTLFAQELIKAGKYYFISRPRRFGKSLFLNTLQEILSGNKKLFKRCKIYDSDYDWQKYPVLYLDFSKIANKTPDQLETALRVRLELIAKKHDISIVTADIQVALDTLIVGLSSKYKSKVAVLIDEYDKPIIDRLEDLSTARENRDLLKGFFGTLKGLDSELRFMLITGISKFSRVSLFSSLNNLKDITMDPRYAAMMGYTEEELKNAFSDHVQSIVSERQDTSSEKVLEEVREWYNGYRFSKSETCVYNPFSTLNFMDEKEPATYWYTTGTPSFLVNQLKKHPQSMVSIDGTTARGDELMDISSLEHIDLKALMYQSGYFTIKGYNPTSKRYRLGLPNEEVRTAFMYSLTKHFTDNIDVRSSEKFVKALEKHQVDILFEHIKVGFSSFAYQVFAGAKERTYQAMLLSMLHGMGFDPLSERATNTGRIDVMLEMPKTTYILELKLDGCADAALDQIRQKEYFKPYTHKGKEIAIIGANFSSEARNISEWKGELLTESGEKLRDLLLEKEG